The stretch of DNA TTCAGGTCATTGCGGTACATGAACGGTGCAACGATGTCACCAACTGTACCAATTTTGAGCATGTTTTCGACGTGAATGTCAGTGATCATTTTACCAATTTTGTTAGATTCGTCTGAACCGAACTCAACCTGAATAAATTTCTCACCAAGTTCCCAGAGTTTCTTGATGTCTGCTGGTGGCTCGATACCTTCTTTACCACCTGTCTTCTTCCAAGAAGCCCAGTCGAAACCAGTACCTGGGTTGAAGTAGTCACCAAATGGAGGAACGAAAACTGTGATGTCTTGGCTGATGGTTGGGCCGGCGTTACCGTCATATTTCCATACAGTCAGATCCAGATCGTTATTGTTACCACCTGCACGGTATTCGTCAGATGTAACCTCTTTCAGGTCAACACGAACACCAACTGCGGACCAGTAGTCACGCACCAGTTCCTGCATCTTAACAGGCGCACCCTGTGAGGAGTATACCAGACGAACTACAAGTGGCTTACCATCTGGACGTTCCAGAGTACCGTCGCCATCGCTGTCTTTCAGACCCATTTCAGCCAGAAGTTTTTTGGCTTCATCCGGGCTGTAGTTAATATCTTTGCTGAGGTGCTCATCTGTAACGAAGGACACGGTCTTAACTTCAGCAGGAACACCCTGCATTGGTTTACCCTGACCTAGATAAACGATTTCGTTGATTTCATCACGGTTGATCGCTTTTGACATAGCGCGGTTAAAGCGCACGTCATTGAAGATCTTACGAAGTGTTTCGTCTTTATGTGTACGGTTGAAGGAATAGAAAACATTTTCACCAAATGTCGGTGCGAAAGAAACAGTGTAACCGCCTTTGCCTTCGTTTTCTTTCAACAATGGGAAATCTTCAAGGAACACAGCCTGCTGCTTCCAGACAACCTCACCGTTCATGATTTTCAGGTTCTGAACTTCCTTGTCGGCGATATATGTCTCGACGATTTCAGGAATGTATGGAAGCTGCTGACCAGCTGTATCCACCATGTGGAAATAAGGGTTTGCAACCAGCTTACGACCTTCCGCTGTTTCTTCTACAACGATGTGGCTTTCAAGCGTTGGAACAACGGCCCGGCCGATTTTCGCAGCCATTTCTGCATTTTTCAAAAGTGGGGATGGAACGTCTTTCCAGTCAGAACCACCATAGTAGAAATCAACTGCCTCTTTTGCAGATTTGAAACCATATTCCTTAGCCATTTCCTCGGCTTTAGGATTGTACTTCTTCATAAACTGAGACAGGAAGTGTTTTGGCTGGAACGGCTGACCATAGTCAACAGCAAAGCGATTCATGATACCTGGTGTTGGAACCGGGAATGTAAACTTAACAGTTACATCATCAACAGCTTCAACTTTTGCAGGCTTACCAGCAAACAACCAACGATCAGGTGTTTTTTCATAAACATCTGGGTTCAGGATCATTTCATTATGCCAGAACGCAACGTCTTCAGCAGTGAAGGCTTCACCGTCGGACCATTTGTGGCCTTTACGAAGAACAATTGTCA from Sneathiella sp. P13V-1 encodes:
- a CDS encoding ABC transporter substrate-binding protein, with translation MKKFTNTLAVCTALVAMGTSAYAACPTPTVADMKGLSSDYPQQFELAEFEKKASCDLQLQENPGIAALNKRILGNGDLASVDKRVPAEALVVAPYDKVGAYGGVLSGLSKATESGTSDLLSVRHVNFVRYADDLQTVVPNVAKAWSWNDDYTQLTIVLRKGHKWSDGEAFTAEDVAFWHNEMILNPDVYEKTPDRWLFAGKPAKVEAVDDVTVKFTFPVPTPGIMNRFAVDYGQPFQPKHFLSQFMKKYNPKAEEMAKEYGFKSAKEAVDFYYGGSDWKDVPSPLLKNAEMAAKIGRAVVPTLESHIVVEETAEGRKLVANPYFHMVDTAGQQLPYIPEIVETYIADKEVQNLKIMNGEVVWKQQAVFLEDFPLLKENEGKGGYTVSFAPTFGENVFYSFNRTHKDETLRKIFNDVRFNRAMSKAINRDEINEIVYLGQGKPMQGVPAEVKTVSFVTDEHLSKDINYSPDEAKKLLAEMGLKDSDGDGTLERPDGKPLVVRLVYSSQGAPVKMQELVRDYWSAVGVRVDLKEVTSDEYRAGGNNNDLDLTVWKYDGNAGPTISQDITVFVPPFGDYFNPGTGFDWASWKKTGGKEGIEPPADIKKLWELGEKFIQVEFGSDESNKIGKMITDIHVENMLKIGTVGDIVAPFMYRNDLKNVKPIKAKTYDFYWTYPYRPQQWFLESK